A section of the Bacillaceae bacterium S4-13-56 genome encodes:
- a CDS encoding glucoamylase family protein, whose translation MKNRKSIFVLIGILILISIGVIFLFQNMDKQASSRNEVEGPPILELESKSSFDFFWKEANTDIDSPGYGLIRDRAPGNPNLSSVASVGFGLTAITIGVERDWITKDEAKQRVEGTLDTLLEEAEHINGVFYHFLNMSNAKRAGTSEVSIIDTAILVNGALTTGEYFGGDIKDKAEEIYKRVDWEWFRNPDQNLFYMSYSPENGFAGAWDFYAEQQMIYFLAAASPTHPTSPDMFYAFKKDKKSYGDGEPFIHSWFGSLFTHQFTYAWFDLRDLVDKEGVNWFENSVIASKANRAYVMDKADEFSAFGPNSWGLTASDGPSGYNGTYGASPSGFDNTAHFTDGTIPPAGAAGSIVFTPEESIATLEHYHEIPELWGDYGFKDAYNLEKPRPWYAQDVIGIDKGITLLMIENYRTGFVWDTFMKNEYVKAGMEEVGLTKVE comes from the coding sequence ATGAAAAATAGAAAAAGTATATTCGTTTTGATCGGTATTTTAATTCTAATTTCTATAGGTGTAATTTTCTTGTTTCAGAATATGGATAAGCAAGCATCTAGTAGAAATGAGGTAGAAGGACCACCTATCTTAGAGTTGGAAAGCAAAAGTAGTTTTGATTTTTTTTGGAAGGAAGCAAACACAGATATAGATAGTCCGGGATATGGATTAATACGTGACCGTGCTCCAGGAAATCCAAATCTATCAAGTGTCGCTTCTGTTGGCTTTGGTTTGACAGCGATAACAATTGGTGTAGAAAGAGATTGGATTACAAAGGATGAAGCAAAACAACGTGTGGAAGGAACCCTTGATACCCTTCTAGAAGAAGCAGAACATATCAATGGTGTATTTTACCACTTTCTGAATATGAGCAATGCAAAAAGAGCTGGTACGAGTGAGGTATCGATTATTGATACTGCGATTCTTGTTAATGGAGCATTAACAACAGGGGAATACTTTGGTGGTGACATAAAAGACAAAGCTGAGGAAATTTATAAACGTGTGGACTGGGAGTGGTTCCGAAACCCAGATCAAAATTTATTTTACATGAGCTATTCCCCTGAAAATGGCTTTGCAGGAGCTTGGGATTTCTATGCGGAACAACAAATGATTTACTTTCTAGCCGCAGCATCTCCCACCCATCCAACAAGTCCAGATATGTTTTATGCATTTAAGAAAGATAAAAAATCGTATGGAGATGGGGAACCATTTATCCACTCTTGGTTTGGATCTTTGTTTACTCATCAATTTACTTATGCGTGGTTTGATTTGCGCGATTTAGTGGACAAAGAAGGGGTTAACTGGTTTGAAAATTCAGTCATCGCCTCAAAGGCAAATCGTGCTTACGTTATGGACAAAGCGGATGAGTTTTCTGCATTTGGCCCTAATTCATGGGGGCTAACAGCTAGTGATGGGCCGAGTGGCTATAATGGCACATACGGTGCGAGTCCATCAGGCTTTGACAATACGGCACATTTTACAGACGGAACAATTCCACCAGCAGGTGCTGCAGGATCGATTGTATTTACACCAGAGGAATCGATTGCTACCTTAGAGCATTATCATGAAATTCCTGAATTATGGGGAGATTATGGGTTTAAAGATGCCTATAACTTAGAAAAACCAAGACCTTGGTATGCCCAAGATGTTATTGGGATTGATAAAGGGATTACATTACTAATGATTGAAAATTATCGCACAGGCTTTGTATGGGATACATTTATGAAAAATGAGTACGTGAAAGCAGGAATGGAAG